Proteins from a genomic interval of Leptospira stimsonii:
- the tnpB gene encoding IS66 family insertion sequence element accessory protein TnpB (TnpB, as the term is used for proteins encoded by IS66 family insertion elements, is considered an accessory protein, since TnpC, encoded by a neighboring gene, is a DDE family transposase.), with product MELNPGSRKVYLRPGVTDLRKSINTLAIIVEGKMKKDPYSESLFLFCNRKKDKLKMLYWDKSGFCLWQKRLEESKFSWPNSEEEVYKIPTERFHWLLNGIDFFKEHKKLKCKNVS from the coding sequence ATGGAGCTAAATCCAGGGAGCAGAAAAGTGTATTTACGGCCTGGAGTCACGGATTTAAGAAAGTCGATCAATACACTTGCCATAATCGTAGAAGGTAAAATGAAAAAAGATCCGTATTCAGAGAGTCTCTTTTTATTCTGCAATCGCAAGAAAGATAAACTGAAAATGCTCTATTGGGATAAGAGCGGGTTTTGCCTTTGGCAGAAGAGACTGGAAGAGAGTAAATTTTCGTGGCCGAACTCAGAGGAGGAAGTGTATAAAATTCCAACTGAAAGATTTCATTGGCTTTTGAATGGAATTGATTTCTTCAAAGAACACAAGAAATTAAAATGCAAGAATGTCAGTTGA